A part of Oncorhynchus gorbuscha isolate QuinsamMale2020 ecotype Even-year linkage group LG09, OgorEven_v1.0, whole genome shotgun sequence genomic DNA contains:
- the LOC124042751 gene encoding ADP-ribosylation factor-like protein 4A translates to MGNGLSDQFFPSLPSFQALHIVILGLDCAGKTTVLYRLRFNEFVNTVPTKGFNTEKIKVSLSAGGKSWRKAAFHFWDVGGQEKLRPLWRSYTRCADGIVFVVDSVDIERLEEAKTELHKITRLAENQGVPVLVVANKQDLRNSLPLHEMERSLALGELGNGTPWHLQPACAIIGEGLQEGLEKLHAMINKRKKTQKAQQKKR, encoded by the coding sequence ATGGGGAATGGATTATCAGACCAGTTCTTCCCcagccttccttccttccaggcCCTCCATATTGTCATCCTGGGTCTGGACTGCGCTGGGAAGACCACTGTCCTCTACCGCCTTCGCTTCAATGAGTTTGTGAACACGGTCCCCACTAAGGGATTCAACACGGAGAAGATCAAAGTGTCCCTGAGCGCGGGCGGTAAGTCCTGGCGGAAAGCGGCGTTCCACTTCTGGGACGTGGGCGGTCAGGAGAAGCTCCGCCCCCTGTGGCGCTCTTACACGCGGTGTGCTGACGGAATTGTGTTCGTGGTGGATTCCGTCGACATCGAGCGCCTAGAGGAAGCCAAGACGGAGCTCCATAAGATCACGAGGTTAGCGGAGAACCAGGGGGTGCCGGTTCTAGTGGTGGCCAACAAGCAGGACCTGAGGAACTCTCTGCCGCTTCACGAGATGGAGCGCTCTCTAGCGCTAGGGGAGCTGGGTAATGGAACGCCCTGGCACCTGCAGCCCGCCTGCGCTATCATAGGGGAGGGGCTACAGGAAGGTTTGGAGAAGCTCCACGCCATGATCAACAAACGGAAGAAGACACAGAAAGCTCAACAGAAGAAGAGATGA